In the genome of Malania oleifera isolate guangnan ecotype guangnan chromosome 5, ASM2987363v1, whole genome shotgun sequence, the window TTTGCCAATTAGCACTCTCGCCAGTGCGTGCAACGCGTCTACATGATGTGTCATCTGTTGGCGCGTGGGAGCACGTGTGAGGGCTCCCAGACTCCGTTTGAAGCACGATTTTCACCATTGGAATTGTCTCGACACAAATTTCACAATGgtatgctcaattttggattttgaacaaCTTCAAATCTGgggaaaaaattgaatttctctcTGTTCGCCTCTATTTGGCGAATTTCAGCGAATTTGGACGCTCTAATACCACTAATGGTTGGAGAGGattcactcaatcactggttatGATTAAAACTCAGTGAGAAAttgcactcaattgatttcaatctaaaaaataatacaaaGACGGATTCAAGATTCACAAATTCTCtcttctcactggttattcacaCCCACTCCACTACACAttatattacacacacacacacacacacacacatctatttatagcagaaTATGGATGATAGGTAGAATTAAATTCAAACAAGTAGGGTGAAGTTGGTGAAAAGTTGGTAACCGTCGATCTCCAATGTCAACAGAAGTGACCGGTTGGTGCGGCTACCGTCGTCAAATTTTGCTACCACTGTCAAGTTTACTTTTCAACACAAACTAAATTTGCTCATCTTGACCCATCTGAATATAATTTCATATACTTATCAATAAACCAGTTGCCTCAAACTCCtccaaataaatataaaaatgaagCGTCCATTTTTGCTATACGTCATGGCAGTGATGAGAAGTCAATTTAAACAAAGTGAGTGGGTAATTTAGAGAGGGAAGATTGTAAATTCCTCAAATGCCTGAACCACCCTGCAACTGTGGCTCCCTAACATTGATATTTTGGGGAGCCTGACACCATTGGACGTCATTTTCACCAGCATCTGCTTGCAACTAATCTCACCTTCTAATCCTCTGGAAAATCACAATTAACCCTCCCTTAACTAGCTGCATGAAATCATTTTTGTAGGCTTGCATAAAAGATTGggagaggaaagaaaagaaaagaagaaaaaaataagaggaaaaaattttttattatatttttttacatataaaaaattactaaaaataaaaatttatcctaatataattaaaaaaaattaaaaaattatatgttAATGGtatatcaaattatttttttatttattaatttgatatttttaatttttattttttaataattaaatataaaaaattagatTCCTTTGTATTCACATTTTTCCGGGAAAACCATGGAAACCGAGACTATACGGACTTGCATTTAACTTCATTTAAAACCCACAACTGCCCCAAcccctcctttcttctttaaaaGGGCATTTTCCCACAACACTCCACTCCAGGTgtaaaacagagagagagagagagagagagagagagagagagagagagtgatggcAAGGTGGTGTGTAGTCTTAGTGCTTGCAATGACAGTAGTTTACACTACTGCAAGAAATGTGCCAAGTGACGCCGGTCTCACTGACCAAAAGAACTTCATCGCTTACGGCGGCGTTGGCGGCGTGGCCGGTGTCGCTGGAGGCCTCGGCGGGATCGGTGGAGCCGGAGGAGTGGGTGGACTCGGTGGACTAGGAGGACTCGGTGGTGGGGGCTTGGGTGGTGTTGGTGGCGGAGCTGGGGGCTTGGGTGGTGTTGGTGGCGGAGCTGGGGGCTTGGGTGGTGTTGGTGGCGGAGTTGGGGGCTTGGGTGGTGTTGGTGGCGGGCTCGGCGGCGGTGGCGGAGCAGGAGGTGGTGCCGGTGCTCTTCCTCTTCCATGAGTTCCTGCTAGCTTTTGATTTGTGTGGTTGCTTTTaagttttttatatttttttggtgtTCTACTGCTCTAGTCGTAGTAGCACTGTTTGGCAGTTAAGTCAGTTATCCGAACGAAGTTATGTTTTCTGATTTTTCGTTGGTGTCATTCTCGATCCGAGATTTCTATATTGTGATAAGTCTTTAAtggaattaaataatatatagttTATTTTGAAGCCTCATGCATGTGTTCTTTTACTTTGGTTCTTTTGGGTATGGCGATAACTTGCTGCACCATCTAAGAAAGATGGTGTTCAAACGCAACAGTCACCATGCATGCGCTGGTTAAAGAAGAAAActagaagggaaaaaaaaatgaaggctAGACTGGCTGAgtctttcttttttgttttttttctttcggCCTTTCTTTGGCCGGTCAGGAAAGATCTATGGCAATCTGCGCAAGCGAAGGGAGCTCCATCAATTGAATGTTAATGCAGTCATCAGTAGCAAGCACTGCCCGCCTCATTAATGGGATATCTGGGTTTCACTATATATTTAATGCACGATGTTGATGTAgctaaaagaaatttttaatttgaGAAAGCATTATCCCTGGGCGATCTTATCACGAGTCAACGTTTCATTATTCCAATGTCTTGTTCGAGTCGGGGAAACATgcatcatgaaaaaaaaaaaaaaaactgagaatataaatttacttttttacTTTTAATTATCAACTAGAAAAATTATTGTTCTTGGgtacaatataaaataaaaaatcctgcCCAGCCCACTTGCTCAAGTGGGAAGGGCGAACTTGTCATGGTTTGATTCCCAACTTATGACTTGCACGATGAATTATTAGGAGTGGGTCAATGGACCGGCGGCAACATTTTCACTCTTATAAGTTTGGTGCCACACTGGGGGTCCAAAGAACTCGTCAGTGCGGGGAGTTTTCACAtcatcaaaaaaaataaaataaaatacgtacgaaataagttttaaaaaaataatttttaagactAATGGTAACAAtacaaaattataataatatataattatagttTAGAATATGAACGTAAGCACAATTTTACTATTAGTAAAGGCATATAGGAAGAACATATCATATAGGACAAAATATATTTAAGTATAGGTCTTTGTGTATTTTTAGtgagattaattattaattaaatcacGACAAAAATATATCAACATAACTTTTTTAGTTagcagaaaatttaaaaaatacaaaattacaacgatatatatatcattttagcATGGAACTAAACATTACATTCAAATATATAGAataccaaaaatatttaagtataactttttttgtatattttaagTGCCATTAATTGCTATTTAAATCacttaaagaaaaagattatcTTAGCTTCCTTAATTAGCCAACAATTTTAACAATAGGGAGGAATTGTTTAATCAAAGAGAAAAATTTTCACTAGTTGCCGAAAATGATTCTTAAAGGGAGCGCAATAAGACTCACTTTTTCTACTGGAGGTCCAACTATcatgtattaaaaaataaaaattggatgaaaagaaaacaaaacaataattgagAGAGAAGTCCAACTATCatgcattaaaaaaaatggatgaaagaaaacaaaacaataattgagAGAGAAGAAGATGGGTCGTAGTACAAATAATATTTAGGCATAACTTTTTGTGTGTTTTTAGTAAGATATATTGTCATATATATGTATTTCAAtaattagttttaaaaatatacaatatcataatttaacacattattttatattatttgttcaacataattgacaaatattgataaattcatataaataatataatatgtatgTAATACGTAaaactttaaaaagaaaataatatatgtatgatataaaattatttgtcgcagatcaatttaaatgtaaaattaattgaaaaaaataaaatacagataTAAATTGTAAGAATATTGAATGAGgattttaaaagtaaaatttaaatattttattttataacatatGGAAAGTTGAACACGTACTAAATTACATGcatttatgtatttatatataattgtaattttttaatattagaaCTTgctagccttggtggctacactattataattaatgtgttttgatgatattaatctaCTTCTTGTTCCAGTGCATTCCATCTTGGCAAattatgtttagtacaggttcaagGGAGGAATACTTGAAGCATTGGTCATAAGGCAAAGATCAAATCGAGAAAACATTTGAATAAGAAAATCAAAAGCACACTCACTCGGAAGGACCTAAGCACACCAAAGAAAgcttaattttatattttatataatgggtatgtgtttgaggtagtctatTTTGTAACTCTTACTGATTTTGTTTCTTGTATAATTTCTGAACAAGAGTTGAGCataatgcacatgcatactaggacacatgagtttataggatttcactaaaatcacaaactcaactttcttaattttcaaaattaaaattaaaaagtttgtcaaaaaaatccgaaactcaaaatatgttttcaaaattgacaaattttcaacatcttagtattttgaacatgttcatacttagtcccggttTTATCAAAACTAGTCTTATGTCCAAAAGTTTCAAGAAATGACATAttgacatataagatatcaaaacgagctttcaaatgtattttatcaaacaagatatcttatattcaaggggaaactcacttggacaagttttaatctttaataaacttaatatcttttatatacttttgttcaagaatgttttaagtgattaaaagactttttggttgggtttaaaatctCAGTTATGCACCGATCAAATTTTCTAAACACTTTTCGGTATTTGAgacataacttttgttagaaaaatcCAAATAAGACGATTTTAGTGTCTctaaaaagttaagaaaaaatctcacaactttcatgttgatgacttttcctGATTTGAGGTAATCGTCGTCGTATgcagaaaaccattgacggtttcagaGAGCCCAAAAAGCCCGTTGATGGTTTGGGACGGTAACAGAACACCAATGGGcgaaaaatggttagttttcaaaatagttttttaataaaccaccccccccccccccaaacggCCATAAAGCGACTAATAGCCCATTTTTGCgtataaatacaagttcttagacttATTTAGCaagggttttgattattattacaagcatttagtgaaaaacatctttgagtccaaaacctaacactttgcaattagttcatattcacaagtactcatctctcttgctcacttatcttgtatgattcattccttgagagattAAGTGTGAGGTTTGGTTTAAAATCATCTAGTCCAAAATCTAAAGAAATTCTAGAAAACGATGAGGATAGTAAGGATGATATGGAATGACTCGTAAGAGACTTTAGGAAATTCCTTGAAGAAAAACAACACTTTAGGaaagaagaaataaacaaaaaTGAGAATGAAGCACATCCATGCTTAATGGTTAACGAACAAGAAGTTGAAGTAAGTTCTGATGAAGAAGATTATGtaccttcatatgatgaaattatgaaTAGTtatgttaaattgtttgatgaattaattttagttaaaaatatgaacaaaaatgttgagaaagagcttgctatGTCTAAGCAACGAGAATcctctttgaaagaagaaaatgaatcccttaaaagaaaaaatgaagagtttgttttagaTTCTCAAAGAGAGCATGAaactttgaaagaaaagatagaaaatttggaaggaaatttttcaaaatctaaaGGCAAGGAATCTTGTCTTTGttttatcttgaaagaagaaaattgctctttaaaaagggaaaatgaggagcttattgtcatatatatgtatttcaataattagttttgaaaatatataataccgtaatttaacacattattttatattatttgttcaacataattgacaaatattgataaattcatataaataatataatatgtatgcaatacgtaaaactttaaaaaaaataatatggacatatatatatgatataaatttatttttggcagagcaatttaaatgtaaaattaattgagaaaaataaaatacagaTATAAATCATAAGAATATTGAATGAGGattttaaatgtaaaatttgactaaaatttaaatattttattttattacatatGGAAAGTTGAACTCGTATTAAATTACATGCATTTGTGtatttatatatagatatatatttatatataattataattttttaatattaaaatttgctaaccttggtggctacactatcataattaatgtgttttgatgatattaacctacttgTTATTCTAGTACATTCTATCTTTGTAGATTATGTTTAGCACATGTTCAAGGGACGAATATTTGAAGTATTGGTCATAAGGCAGAGATCGGACCAAGATGACGTAAGGACCCAAACTCGAGTGAGTTCctgtatataaatttttcagctgacgcaaatatatgtctcaattattaaaacgcaaatttctaaaattctaaaatacataatcatattctaaattgtattttgctattttttttttttctactctgctctttctattcccgctcaTACACTTGCTATGCTagatttctggtacactcttcaaaattatctgaaatgtaaaataatgattggagtgagacgacgctctgtaagtaaataaaattattatttgtgtgtggccaaaatgagttaaatattttaatttcgtaaaatactaaaactttaaaactttttcaaaataaatgtaaatttaaaattttctatataaaacttttactatcatctatagcagtaaaattttataaccatatattATAGCtattaaactgaactttttaatttttaaaactataactataatactcaatcatgtatatatataaatataattttctttactaaatcattatctaggcacaaaaatgTTCACGTTctcataaacatatatttttccttcaattcatcaatagttttgtatacgtaattaaatatatatatacacgtactgTTAAAAAACACCCTTAGGaatgttaatcgtaagtcatgtttacccccattaCTAGATTGCACGGTCCGAAGACTGGAGTTAGctgactggccgaccaaactaaatcaacgtacatcattattaagtgagattttccctattaaactctcgtccgacccaagtgtgcactcaggagaaattcactaccatataaaccactctgtaaacagtgtaggggcactctgatccgtttaaactttaattTGCGGTAtcgagcattcgtaattttctatatcgtctgagccataaggagttttaaaaacatttttattatataatttgtacaattaaaataatatcatgaaaatatcatttttactcttatttttgtgaaatatgcaacataaaaaaattcaactcatgtaatctttactcaaattttcgtgaaatatgtaacgtataaataaactcatgccacacaattttcgtgttaaaaatattttcttaaataaaaattaatgatgtaaaatacccgaggagtttaaaatatttcttaactcaaaaataaatgcaggtatattaaagataaagttagtataattaaatatgcgtaaaaataaactcaagagaattttatgaaacaaactaacataatcgaaatttacttataaataaattcaggtatgaattttaaataaaaatataacataatcaaatttacttacctcttcttttaccttgtactacgaacacaatgactatctttaagaaatgagatcgaaaagagtgggtgagtgagaacttactcaaaaaatttctctccaccactaattctttcactcactaatccttctcttcatttgaaaatttttttgaaaaaggaaggttgagagtttcctatttataggaaaattttggttaagaaaatagaatttgtaaaagtataAGGAGtggggtaaaattataatttttttaaattaaagaataggcaCGGGATGGGTTAGGCATGAGTtaagtatgggatagggatggaggtcatgtgagagtgcttgccaccactcccctttaattaatttttattaattacttaattaattatttatttatttatttattttttaatttttagttttttttaaatcattattattattattattattattattattattatttaagtcatgttttagtatttttcaaatttcgaaaactcatgtgggccccacacaatttcgagacctgAGTGAGTCCTACGTAACTTCAATAGTCCTCGCATGATTTTATAAGCCCTACATAGTTTCGGAActtatgtggaccccacatgatttcgggactcatgtgggccccgcacagtcttgtgggccccatataggatacttatattattattattatttttaccatgtatttctacaaattatgtctgtcaaaacactattttatgtatatgtacttatttacgtgtacaaacagtgtctatcttgtttatcctatgaaatttcattttgatcaAACCGACCTCTAGGGGGCGACTGAGCcataatggtctctgagcactcactaagacaaggtctttcttaggcatcaaatatggaatcaaggatcctacaaaagagcacttctgtattgatattaacttaatgagcatttttgttatttattattattattattattattattattattattattattatcatcatgctttaatcgtatatatatttttgggtcattacattgtcccctcattataaaaatttcgtcttcaaaatttgctaatttaaaatgagtactgtataattaattgcgatattttgaaaaagtaaattGATGATTGATTTtactaagtcttagaatagattgagggtcattttggcgaaatattttattttgagaattgaaatgtgaatcgTCAGTCTAATAGGGgttaaaatggaaaagaaatttagaagatgtggaaaaagataattatatatatatatatatatatatattatacatgtcctataaattaaaaatatataaaacaaattGAAACGAAATTTGGCCTTTAGAGTCTTAGCTCAACAtcaacatctatcgaagtgctagcggtgtcactgctaactgcCTGGATTCTTTCTTGGCGGAGTTGATCTCTTATAATGTCTCCGGTTTGGGTTAGAAAAAGGAAGAGAACGCCCATTTGTTCGGCaaaggaggaagagctgccctcttccccttgtggcctttggtggggatgATCATCACGAGTCATCGGTGGCCCGTACATGAGTCTCAATGCGTATTGGATTTCtttgcaatggtggagtaggccagctgttgacctaattggtcacgccctgttttgataataacaaat includes:
- the LOC131155224 gene encoding glycine-rich protein 5-like gives rise to the protein MARWCVVLVLAMTVVYTTARNVPSDAGLTDQKNFIAYGGVGGVAGVAGGLGGIGGAGGVGGLGGLGGLGGGGLGGVGGGAGGLGGVGGGAGGLGGVGGGVGGLGGVGGGLGGGGGAGGGAGALPLP